One genomic window of Myxococcus xanthus includes the following:
- a CDS encoding outer membrane beta-barrel domain-containing protein, with amino-acid sequence MRYALLILLLLTPGLVRAQAEALENPGAVSAIQERRFRMHHELLLGVGVLPANAYYKGLVGTVGYTYHFTDTFAWQVGRGTYSYNLQTSLRTQLERDFNTSPNAAAFQDQVQWMVGSDLVWSPLYGKMAFLNQSVLHIEAFLLGGGTVVKLDRDGGFRPAVNVGLGLRLFTGKTLSLRLDVTNNTVFTGATRVIQVPLIQLGTAFNFGATE; translated from the coding sequence GTGCGATACGCCCTGCTCATCCTCTTGCTGCTGACGCCCGGACTCGTCCGCGCGCAGGCCGAGGCGCTGGAGAATCCCGGCGCAGTGTCCGCCATCCAGGAGCGGCGATTCCGGATGCACCACGAGTTGCTGCTCGGCGTCGGCGTGCTGCCGGCCAACGCCTATTACAAGGGCCTGGTGGGCACCGTCGGATACACGTACCACTTCACTGACACCTTCGCGTGGCAGGTCGGGCGCGGCACGTACAGCTACAACCTCCAGACGAGCCTGCGCACCCAGCTCGAGCGCGACTTCAATACGTCCCCCAACGCCGCGGCCTTCCAGGACCAGGTGCAGTGGATGGTGGGCTCGGACCTCGTCTGGAGCCCGCTCTACGGGAAGATGGCCTTCCTCAATCAGTCGGTGCTGCACATCGAGGCCTTCCTGCTGGGCGGCGGCACGGTGGTGAAGCTCGACCGCGACGGCGGCTTCCGGCCTGCCGTCAACGTGGGGCTCGGCCTGCGCCTCTTCACGGGCAAGACGCTGTCGCTGCGCCTGGACGTGACGAACAACACCGTCTTCACGGGCGCCACGCGCGTCATCCAGGTGCCCCTCATCCAGCTCGGAACCGCGTTCAACTTCGGCGCCACGGAATGA
- a CDS encoding AgmX/PglI C-terminal domain-containing protein has protein sequence MSGQPSVLQVVILRDGLLVGTEVFVPGTYALGSDPSSDLRLDDPSVEPRHALLYFQNGRAAVQDASSSTGLFVNGHRVSACEIRPVDEVLCGPFILKTRVLSQKPQEAKPQPPPEVAALLGAAQAPTPFAAPPQVAAPAAPPPSAAPARQLRPATAVPPVSTATMPAARVPQQVAAVPPVHVATQLAYPTPAQPVPAVAVVPPVTQQASVHAAGGHAHGLPQAQPAVIPVPGAQQAPAGVPASTVPSVRRRAAPEPAPAANSGMQFADELMADLALDPLPEPTGPLLQEQRTLARPTHAPRIAPGKGTAQLYLELYWGAIRRDARRFAPDKKKPVQASLDLEGAMPLWGFTLPEGAPFTLAEPLNNAFRLFVPPGTDVEKSGGDGRFTPVTGAALESDGSRRFLTLREGTAARLTQGQMSLVAYAAPKPARVFVNPLKGLPWLTLTCLGLFASAMAAFLVMKPDQPEVADFQHKSLPPVALRLIAPEPKKKEEVKKKLEALQEKVKKPTKEKVAEKAPPKPVEKAPPPPKQPEKAVAAATPPQNKALKALAKLSAAGPATNDLLAAVDKLGSGPGSKNAKNSNYKLSGLIGKAPIANAGLGTFGLGGGGKGGGATLGAELLRGKGGGGIGALGAGGVGKGKVGGTVTRATARSIASTQGTVDREAVARVINSNLHEVHGCYERALLKDPGLAGKVVLEWTIGANGRVVAAKTKSSTLRNASVESCILSKLKSWTFPSPKGGVVIITYPFLFNSVGY, from the coding sequence TTGAGCGGCCAGCCCAGCGTCTTGCAAGTCGTCATCCTCCGCGACGGTCTCCTCGTGGGCACCGAGGTGTTCGTCCCGGGCACCTATGCGCTCGGCTCGGATCCGTCCTCCGACCTGCGCCTGGATGACCCGTCCGTGGAGCCGCGACACGCGCTGCTCTACTTCCAGAACGGCCGCGCGGCGGTGCAGGACGCGAGCTCCAGCACGGGGCTCTTCGTCAATGGCCACCGCGTCTCCGCCTGTGAAATCCGGCCGGTGGATGAGGTCCTCTGTGGCCCCTTCATCCTGAAGACGCGCGTGTTGTCGCAGAAGCCGCAGGAGGCCAAGCCGCAGCCGCCGCCCGAGGTCGCCGCGCTGCTCGGCGCGGCCCAGGCGCCCACGCCGTTCGCGGCGCCACCGCAGGTCGCCGCGCCCGCGGCCCCGCCGCCCTCCGCCGCGCCCGCGCGGCAGCTCCGTCCGGCCACGGCGGTCCCGCCCGTGTCCACCGCCACCATGCCCGCCGCGCGCGTGCCACAGCAGGTGGCCGCGGTTCCTCCCGTCCACGTGGCGACGCAACTGGCCTACCCCACGCCCGCGCAGCCCGTGCCCGCGGTGGCCGTGGTTCCGCCCGTGACGCAGCAGGCCTCCGTCCACGCCGCTGGCGGCCACGCGCACGGACTCCCGCAGGCGCAGCCCGCCGTCATCCCCGTGCCTGGAGCGCAGCAGGCTCCCGCGGGCGTACCGGCGAGCACCGTCCCCTCGGTCCGCCGCCGGGCCGCGCCGGAGCCGGCCCCCGCGGCCAACTCGGGCATGCAGTTCGCGGACGAGCTGATGGCGGACCTCGCCCTCGATCCGCTCCCGGAGCCCACGGGGCCGCTGCTGCAGGAGCAGCGCACGCTGGCGCGGCCCACGCATGCGCCGCGCATCGCGCCCGGCAAAGGCACGGCGCAGCTCTACCTGGAGCTGTACTGGGGCGCCATCCGCCGCGACGCGCGCCGCTTCGCGCCGGACAAGAAGAAGCCGGTGCAGGCCTCGCTGGACCTCGAGGGGGCCATGCCCCTGTGGGGCTTCACGCTGCCGGAGGGCGCGCCCTTCACGCTGGCCGAGCCGCTCAACAACGCCTTCCGCCTCTTCGTGCCGCCGGGCACCGACGTGGAGAAGAGCGGCGGTGACGGCCGCTTCACCCCCGTCACCGGCGCGGCCCTGGAGTCCGACGGCAGCCGCCGCTTCCTCACGCTGCGCGAGGGCACCGCCGCGCGCCTGACGCAGGGACAGATGTCCCTGGTGGCTTACGCCGCACCCAAGCCCGCGCGCGTCTTCGTCAACCCGCTCAAGGGCCTGCCCTGGCTGACGCTGACCTGCCTGGGCCTCTTCGCCTCCGCCATGGCCGCGTTCCTGGTCATGAAGCCGGACCAGCCGGAGGTGGCGGACTTCCAGCACAAGAGCCTTCCGCCCGTGGCGCTGCGCCTCATCGCGCCCGAGCCGAAGAAGAAGGAAGAGGTGAAGAAGAAGCTGGAGGCCCTCCAGGAGAAGGTGAAGAAGCCCACCAAGGAGAAGGTGGCGGAGAAGGCCCCACCCAAGCCGGTGGAGAAGGCGCCACCGCCTCCGAAGCAGCCCGAGAAAGCGGTGGCCGCCGCCACGCCGCCGCAGAACAAGGCGCTCAAGGCGCTGGCCAAGCTGTCCGCCGCGGGCCCCGCCACCAACGATTTGCTCGCCGCCGTGGACAAGCTCGGCAGTGGCCCCGGCAGCAAGAACGCGAAGAACTCCAACTACAAGCTGTCCGGCCTCATCGGGAAGGCCCCCATCGCCAACGCGGGCCTGGGCACCTTCGGGCTGGGCGGCGGCGGCAAGGGCGGCGGCGCCACGCTGGGCGCGGAGCTCTTGCGCGGCAAGGGCGGCGGCGGCATCGGCGCGCTGGGCGCGGGCGGCGTGGGCAAGGGCAAGGTGGGCGGCACCGTCACCCGCGCCACGGCCCGCAGCATCGCCTCCACGCAGGGCACGGTGGACCGTGAAGCGGTGGCGCGCGTCATCAACAGCAACCTGCACGAGGTGCATGGCTGCTATGAGCGCGCGCTGCTCAAGGACCCGGGTCTTGCGGGCAAGGTGGTGCTGGAGTGGACCATCGGCGCGAACGGCCGCGTGGTGGCCGCCAAGACGAAGTCCTCCACGCTGCGCAATGCCTCCGTCGAGTCCTGCATCCTCTCCAAGCTGAAGTCGTGGACGTTCCCTTCCCCCAAGGGTGGCGTCGTCATCATCACCTATCCGTTCCTCTTCAACTCGGTCGGCTACTGA
- a CDS encoding thrombospondin type 3 repeat-containing protein — MRALTRSVWLIPVLLLSCSDAGLYALNGRGPGGKDRASFAGTVCVPLAGGEAFPTKVIFALQGGEGVEREVVGYANEALSTLSSRFSGPFVQFGLVAYHTVATGLLGRFSDASDFQAALPRYATYQESGPVSVRAALRLAKTLLSGDMQTSCRGEVARTRYVIVVVVRSQDTSCANPAFNVGLDSRCSALGNTSACSQCELTAVTGEIKALASQFSAGEVVVQPIYVRGETPDPITRQHVAAIANAGGTEPLETDAAGLSGTLTNIQYAARTNTLKLKRFFAYNRNVVVRAGQVLVDSDGDGLPDEDEALMGTDPLRQDTDQDGLMDGVEVRMGLDPLQPDVINGCNVSLDEDGDRLNTCEERVLGTNACIGDTDGDALPDLVEALVMTNPLIPEDLLDTDRDGITNVSEVEAHGDPLSADLDFHRERGYGYELVETTPTADGRSCYQVRVENVTVVPTRERPHPFIPGEVIKAGTNEVYLYLQAGRDNDPRGAGIGSLLIQEIQYSEEGGRLPAGIIPLDPDTFIPGT; from the coding sequence ATGCGCGCCCTCACGCGGTCCGTCTGGCTCATTCCCGTGCTCTTGCTGTCGTGTTCCGACGCGGGCCTCTACGCGCTCAATGGCCGTGGCCCTGGCGGGAAGGACCGCGCCAGCTTCGCCGGCACCGTCTGCGTGCCGCTCGCGGGCGGCGAGGCCTTTCCCACGAAGGTGATTTTCGCGCTCCAGGGCGGCGAAGGCGTCGAGCGCGAGGTGGTGGGTTACGCCAACGAGGCGCTGTCCACGCTCTCCAGCCGCTTCTCCGGTCCCTTCGTCCAGTTCGGCCTCGTCGCGTACCACACGGTGGCGACGGGCCTGCTGGGCCGCTTCTCGGATGCGTCCGACTTCCAGGCCGCGCTGCCGCGCTACGCCACCTACCAGGAGTCCGGCCCCGTGAGCGTCCGCGCCGCCCTGCGGCTGGCCAAGACGCTGCTGTCGGGCGACATGCAGACGTCCTGCCGCGGCGAGGTCGCCCGCACGCGCTACGTCATCGTCGTCGTGGTGCGAAGCCAGGACACCAGTTGCGCCAACCCGGCCTTCAACGTGGGGCTCGACTCGCGTTGCAGCGCGCTGGGCAACACGTCGGCGTGCAGCCAGTGTGAGCTCACCGCCGTCACCGGCGAAATCAAGGCGCTGGCCTCGCAGTTCAGCGCGGGCGAAGTGGTGGTGCAGCCCATCTACGTGCGCGGCGAGACGCCAGACCCCATCACCCGCCAGCACGTGGCCGCCATCGCCAACGCTGGCGGCACCGAGCCGCTGGAGACGGACGCGGCGGGTCTGTCGGGCACCCTCACCAACATCCAGTACGCCGCGCGGACCAACACCCTCAAGCTCAAGCGCTTCTTCGCCTACAACCGCAACGTGGTGGTGCGCGCCGGGCAGGTGCTCGTCGATAGCGACGGGGACGGCCTTCCCGACGAGGATGAGGCGTTGATGGGCACCGACCCCCTGCGCCAGGACACGGACCAGGACGGGTTGATGGACGGCGTCGAGGTCCGCATGGGCCTGGACCCGCTCCAGCCGGACGTCATCAACGGCTGCAACGTGTCCCTGGACGAGGACGGCGACCGGCTCAACACCTGCGAGGAGCGCGTGCTTGGCACCAACGCCTGCATCGGTGACACGGATGGGGACGCGCTTCCGGACCTGGTGGAGGCGCTGGTGATGACGAACCCGCTCATCCCCGAGGACCTGCTCGATACGGACCGCGACGGCATCACCAACGTGTCGGAGGTGGAGGCGCACGGAGACCCGCTCAGCGCCGACCTCGACTTCCACCGCGAGCGCGGCTACGGCTACGAATTGGTGGAGACCACGCCCACCGCGGACGGCCGCAGCTGCTACCAGGTGCGCGTGGAGAACGTCACCGTCGTCCCCACCCGCGAGCGGCCACACCCCTTCATCCCGGGCGAAGTCATCAAGGCGGGCACCAACGAGGTGTACCTCTACCTTCAGGCTGGCCGGGACAATGATCCACGGGGCGCGGGCATCGGCTCGCTCCTCATCCAGGAAATCCAATACAGCGAAGAGGGGGGCCGCCTGCCGGCGGGCATCATCCCCCTGGATCCCGATACCTTCATCCCGGGGACCTGA
- the mtsC gene encoding cell-cell cohesion MYXO-CTERM protein MtsC: MTRARFASALTLGAFLVLGPTGALAQSNNNPDNPECLGDRCGMPLEVGGGCGCGAGGSVWVNYTDDGDTLSYTDDADGDGRADDRDNCPFVSNRDQADDDGDDVGNACDNCATLSNFQQRDADGDGIGDDCDPDQDNDGRDNAEDNCPLVPNPGQEDLDGDGLGDVCDLDDDGDGVLDGDDNCPRVYNPDQVIKDEEAHLCRVDADNDNISDSSDNCPGVPNPDQRDTDGDGVGDACDPDIDGDSVLNTQDNCPAVENRDQRDDDRDGIGDACDTRYCLVTNPERPDDCLDPKSPFTVSAGGLFRTDKAGITIRPPLFANRNGAAMEYEWVVVKRPSGSISVVERPQGAVTLSRDWQYMYVDGSVPTFVPDKKGEYQLQLTARLAFSDRVFPDQRVSTSTLTVLVGDESEKGNNCSSVPAGFSATALGAALLSVLMRRRRPQQ, from the coding sequence ATGACACGCGCTCGTTTCGCTTCAGCCCTCACGCTGGGGGCTTTCCTCGTCCTCGGCCCCACGGGGGCGCTGGCGCAGTCCAACAACAACCCCGACAACCCGGAGTGTCTGGGCGACCGGTGCGGCATGCCGCTGGAAGTCGGCGGTGGCTGTGGCTGCGGCGCGGGCGGCAGCGTGTGGGTCAACTACACGGACGACGGCGACACGCTGTCGTACACGGACGACGCGGACGGCGACGGCCGCGCGGATGACCGTGACAACTGTCCCTTCGTCTCCAACCGCGACCAGGCGGACGACGACGGCGACGACGTGGGCAACGCCTGCGACAACTGCGCCACGCTCTCCAACTTCCAGCAGCGCGACGCGGACGGCGACGGCATCGGCGACGACTGCGACCCGGACCAGGACAACGACGGCCGCGACAACGCGGAAGACAACTGCCCGCTGGTGCCCAACCCCGGCCAGGAGGACCTGGACGGTGATGGCCTGGGCGATGTCTGCGACCTGGACGACGACGGTGACGGCGTGCTGGACGGCGACGACAACTGCCCCCGCGTCTACAACCCCGACCAGGTCATCAAAGACGAAGAGGCTCACTTGTGCCGCGTGGATGCGGACAACGACAACATCTCCGACAGCAGCGACAACTGCCCGGGTGTGCCCAACCCCGACCAGCGGGATACGGACGGTGACGGCGTGGGCGACGCGTGCGACCCCGACATCGACGGCGACAGCGTGCTCAACACGCAGGACAACTGCCCCGCCGTCGAAAACCGCGACCAGCGCGACGACGACCGCGACGGCATTGGCGACGCGTGCGACACGCGCTACTGCCTGGTGACGAACCCCGAGCGCCCCGACGACTGCCTGGACCCGAAGTCGCCGTTCACCGTCAGCGCCGGTGGCCTGTTCCGCACGGACAAGGCCGGCATCACCATCCGTCCGCCGCTGTTCGCCAACCGCAACGGCGCGGCCATGGAGTACGAGTGGGTGGTGGTGAAGCGTCCCTCGGGTTCCATCTCGGTGGTGGAGCGTCCGCAGGGCGCCGTGACGCTCAGCCGCGACTGGCAGTACATGTACGTCGACGGCAGCGTGCCCACCTTCGTCCCGGACAAGAAGGGCGAGTACCAGCTCCAGCTGACCGCGCGCCTGGCCTTCTCCGACCGCGTCTTCCCGGACCAGCGCGTGTCCACCTCCACCCTCACGGTGCTCGTGGGGGATGAATCGGAGAAGGGCAACAACTGCAGCTCGGTGCCCGCCGGCTTCAGCGCCACCGCCCTGGGCGCTGCGCTGCTCAGCGTGCTGATGCGCCGCCGCCGTCCCCAGCAGTAA
- the mtsD gene encoding cell-cell cohesion protein MtsD encodes MRRFVRTSLLAAGLLASGLWSCSDAMLESRVDALSNLDDRLTLQGRVCTRPPSPSGFPVKVVVVIDESGSMCVSDPPGAQLDNGFCQRREILDIIPEGVTEPARVRALKRLVQQFREVNAQGGNVQVSVAPFETNVRNVWPPTTTGDRFARPDNNIDSYIEGLQSQLGKGTDYQGALSYAYSLISSDINAVAQSNPELLPRTRYVVVFLTDGTPYPRCSATDNLSVYADPDNPDLTWADSLRDFCNLTNTTDQIDGFEVGTDRNQNYQLFSYVRRLMELKDQYNVGDLRMHTVLLFNQEAVRACGPICQDIYGVYPGVEPARYPEAAKKIAAWLLRRFADIGNGVYQEFNDTGEISNLGLGALDYSSFASRNVMKTLMVESLSSAPGDTGRVLDSDGDGVPDSIDNSFTLKTNTFVADSDGDCLDDGFEYRREDQGFRAANDLDARGCNPASPLTPNCVCRDTDGDGLSQFAEDYLRTRTGIVDSDGDGVPDGLEARWGLNPLENSVSGLDTDGDGIPDAQELRAGSDPTRRDKAFHERFGYQYETRIAEVRPDGSLCYDFTVSNLQLVTPPDRAGVKQGYNLFKVWFAEAPESGVSTDYGVWRTACAWAQYAPPSVRVPVGPELVFEDADFRRPDTLSNPWNNQNDCVGIPPSGSANP; translated from the coding sequence ATGCGCCGCTTCGTTCGTACCTCGCTGCTCGCGGCGGGCCTCCTGGCTTCGGGCCTGTGGTCCTGTTCGGACGCCATGCTCGAATCGAGGGTGGATGCGCTCTCCAACCTCGATGACCGGCTGACGCTCCAGGGGCGGGTGTGCACGCGCCCGCCCAGCCCCTCCGGCTTCCCGGTGAAGGTGGTGGTGGTCATCGACGAGTCGGGCAGCATGTGCGTCTCCGACCCGCCGGGCGCGCAGCTCGACAACGGCTTCTGCCAGCGCCGGGAGATTCTGGACATCATCCCGGAGGGCGTCACCGAGCCCGCGCGCGTGCGCGCCCTCAAGCGGCTGGTTCAGCAGTTCCGGGAAGTGAATGCGCAGGGCGGCAACGTGCAGGTGTCCGTCGCTCCCTTTGAAACGAACGTGCGCAACGTCTGGCCGCCCACCACGACGGGGGACCGCTTCGCCCGGCCGGACAACAACATCGACAGCTACATCGAGGGCCTGCAGAGCCAGTTGGGCAAGGGCACCGACTACCAGGGCGCCCTGTCCTACGCCTACAGCCTCATTTCCAGCGACATCAACGCGGTGGCGCAGTCCAACCCGGAGCTGCTGCCGCGCACGCGCTACGTCGTCGTCTTCCTCACGGACGGCACGCCGTATCCGCGCTGCTCGGCCACCGACAACCTCAGCGTCTACGCCGACCCGGACAACCCGGACCTGACGTGGGCGGACTCGCTGCGTGACTTCTGCAACCTCACCAACACCACGGACCAGATTGACGGGTTCGAGGTGGGGACGGACCGCAACCAGAACTACCAGCTGTTCAGCTACGTGCGGCGGCTGATGGAGTTGAAGGACCAGTACAACGTGGGCGATTTGCGCATGCACACGGTGCTGCTCTTCAACCAGGAAGCGGTGCGGGCGTGTGGCCCCATCTGCCAGGACATCTACGGCGTGTACCCGGGCGTGGAGCCGGCGCGCTACCCGGAGGCCGCGAAGAAGATCGCCGCGTGGCTGCTGCGGCGCTTCGCGGACATCGGCAACGGCGTGTACCAGGAGTTCAACGACACGGGCGAAATCTCCAACCTGGGCCTGGGCGCGCTGGACTACTCGTCGTTCGCCTCGCGCAACGTGATGAAGACGTTGATGGTGGAGTCGCTCAGCTCCGCGCCGGGTGACACCGGCCGCGTGCTGGACAGTGATGGGGACGGGGTGCCGGATTCCATCGACAACAGCTTCACGCTGAAGACCAACACCTTCGTCGCGGACAGCGACGGCGACTGCCTGGATGACGGCTTCGAGTACCGCCGTGAGGACCAGGGCTTCCGCGCCGCCAATGATTTGGACGCGCGCGGGTGCAACCCGGCCTCGCCGCTGACGCCCAACTGCGTCTGCCGCGACACGGACGGTGACGGCCTGTCCCAGTTCGCCGAGGACTACCTGCGCACGCGCACCGGCATCGTGGACAGTGACGGAGACGGCGTGCCGGACGGCCTGGAAGCGCGCTGGGGGCTCAACCCGCTGGAGAACAGCGTGTCGGGCCTGGATACGGACGGTGACGGCATCCCGGACGCCCAGGAGTTGCGTGCGGGCAGTGACCCCACGCGCCGCGACAAGGCCTTCCATGAGCGCTTCGGCTACCAGTACGAGACGCGTATCGCGGAGGTCCGCCCCGACGGCAGCCTCTGCTACGACTTCACCGTGTCCAACCTGCAGCTCGTCACGCCGCCGGACCGCGCGGGCGTGAAGCAGGGCTACAACCTCTTCAAGGTGTGGTTCGCCGAGGCGCCGGAGAGTGGCGTGAGCACGGACTACGGCGTGTGGCGCACCGCCTGTGCCTGGGCGCAGTATGCGCCGCCCAGCGTGCGGGTCCCGGTGGGGCCCGAGCTGGTCTTCGAGGATGCTGACTTCCGCCGGCCCGACACCTTGAGCAACCCGTGGAACAACCAGAACGACTGTGTCGGAATCCCGCCCTCGGGGAGCGCCAATCCGTGA
- a CDS encoding vWA domain-containing protein, with amino-acid sequence MSRVVRILAGVLVAVAMVMACTDSYLYDPRRDTEVPVDRAVTLEGRFCTVGSNEVVRPIKLVVAMDASQSMRVSDPDGARATALVELIQNLPRDPEVHLAVMLFAGSTTAFLTQQPGNPPQDGFVQVSSMDDAMLRRLTEQLLTFRNPDTSPNRDSTDFVKPLSDIYSLINTDIARSRLDPGGAQALAQARYSVIFLSDGKPTNDQDDELLRGDAVVRIRQLRDLVEDVRVNTVHVFNPTQPVSSVCDLSGDGGCPLLIINQNADRLEQMATLGGGNFRDFRNNEPINFLDFTFGQVRRAFIVKEMVAFNFSAPPGSPVGEADSDGDGLTDARELELGTDPHKVDTDGDGFSDGVEVYFRDRGVDFNPTQEALPDGGGLDRGCPPALRGVDSDCDGLLDCDEQFVGTNATLADSDRDGVPDGMEWLGGTQGASNDLDEDPDNDGLTNRVELRMHTRPLVVDTADLSVNGYRYAFEADGPPDNLGRQCYRFRVENVLLAPTMASADDAGVVQRGAGFNDIALSVAMVPGDDPTARTLVRTFRVNDVRYPVGGIKSPADGVIRVEPEQLVDGCPGRPDDVPPTP; translated from the coding sequence GTGAGCCGCGTTGTCCGAATCCTGGCGGGCGTCCTGGTGGCCGTGGCGATGGTGATGGCGTGTACGGATTCCTATCTGTACGACCCTCGCCGTGACACGGAAGTGCCGGTGGACCGGGCGGTGACATTGGAAGGCCGCTTCTGCACCGTGGGCAGCAATGAGGTGGTGCGGCCCATCAAGCTGGTGGTTGCCATGGACGCCTCGCAGTCCATGCGGGTGAGCGACCCGGACGGCGCGCGCGCCACCGCGCTGGTGGAGCTCATCCAGAACCTGCCCAGGGACCCCGAGGTGCACCTGGCGGTGATGCTCTTCGCGGGCAGCACCACGGCCTTCCTCACGCAGCAGCCGGGCAACCCGCCCCAGGACGGCTTCGTCCAGGTGTCCTCCATGGATGACGCCATGCTGCGGCGCCTGACTGAGCAGCTGCTCACCTTCCGCAACCCCGACACCTCGCCGAACCGGGACTCGACGGACTTCGTCAAGCCGCTGTCGGACATCTACTCGCTCATCAACACGGACATCGCGCGCAGCCGGCTGGACCCGGGCGGTGCGCAGGCGCTGGCGCAGGCGCGCTACTCCGTCATCTTCCTGTCGGACGGCAAGCCCACCAACGACCAGGATGACGAGCTGCTCCGGGGTGACGCGGTGGTGCGCATCCGCCAGTTGCGGGATTTGGTGGAGGACGTGCGCGTCAACACCGTGCACGTCTTCAACCCCACGCAGCCGGTGTCCTCGGTGTGCGACCTGTCTGGTGACGGGGGCTGCCCGCTGCTCATCATCAACCAGAACGCGGACCGGTTGGAGCAGATGGCGACGCTGGGCGGCGGCAACTTCCGCGACTTCCGCAACAACGAGCCCATCAACTTCCTGGACTTCACCTTCGGCCAGGTGCGCCGCGCCTTCATCGTGAAGGAGATGGTGGCCTTCAACTTCTCCGCGCCGCCGGGCAGCCCGGTGGGTGAGGCGGACTCGGACGGTGACGGCCTGACGGACGCGCGCGAGCTGGAGCTGGGCACGGACCCGCACAAGGTGGACACGGACGGGGACGGCTTCAGCGACGGCGTGGAGGTGTACTTCCGCGACCGCGGCGTGGACTTCAACCCCACGCAGGAGGCCCTGCCGGACGGCGGCGGGCTGGACCGCGGGTGTCCGCCGGCGCTGCGCGGCGTGGACTCGGACTGCGACGGCCTGCTGGACTGCGACGAGCAGTTCGTGGGCACCAACGCGACGCTGGCGGACAGTGACCGGGACGGCGTGCCGGACGGCATGGAGTGGCTGGGCGGCACGCAGGGCGCCAGCAACGACCTGGACGAGGACCCGGACAACGACGGGCTGACGAACCGCGTGGAGCTGCGGATGCACACCCGTCCGCTGGTGGTGGACACCGCGGACCTGTCGGTGAATGGCTATCGCTACGCCTTCGAGGCGGACGGCCCGCCGGACAACCTGGGCCGCCAGTGCTACCGCTTCCGCGTGGAGAACGTCCTGCTGGCCCCCACGATGGCGTCCGCGGACGACGCGGGCGTGGTGCAACGCGGGGCGGGCTTCAATGACATCGCGTTGTCCGTGGCCATGGTGCCCGGAGACGACCCCACCGCCCGGACGCTTGTCCGCACCTTCCGCGTGAATGACGTGCGCTACCCGGTGGGCGGCATCAAGTCGCCCGCCGATGGCGTCATCCGCGTGGAACCCGAGCAGCTCGTCGACGGCTGCCCCGGCCGCCCCGACGACGTGCCCCCGACGCCTTGA